A single genomic interval of Pseudomonadota bacterium harbors:
- a CDS encoding glycosyltransferase — protein sequence MFQGLRVAVVIPAFNEETLIVGAVRGIPSFVDDIVVVDDASSDSTAERVQLAWEPRLHLLKHDCNRGVGAAVVTGYARAF from the coding sequence ATGTTTCAGGGCTTACGCGTGGCGGTGGTGATCCCGGCCTTCAACGAGGAAACGCTGATCGTCGGGGCTGTGCGAGGGATCCCGAGCTTCGTCGACGACATCGTGGTCGTCGACGACGCGAGCTCAGACTCGACCGCGGAGCGGGTCCAGCTGGCTTGGGAGCCACGCCTACACTTGCTCAAGCACGACTGCAACCGCGGAGTCGGGGCAGCCGTCGTCACGGGATATGCTCGGGCCTTCTAG